One part of the Tunicatimonas pelagia genome encodes these proteins:
- a CDS encoding universal stress protein produces the protein MKPIQSILFTTDFSHTANNALVYAQELAKSVNAKLYILHACRIPNASTAAYPAGYYEAVNINELKLEADKKMGQLQHDFLFSPAIEYECITLMGPASEVIGEVAEEKQVDLIVMGTRQADGLLEWLGSVTSDVAEKSTYPLLAIPHNAQFSIPKKFLLTTTLSKHSSLNSLDQVKELVQLFGAELDVLYIHPHGKEFTPGQVRFQTALENFLEDIPHHLHIVAYDDVSEGIQKYVTQNEVDVLTMIPQQHSFFAQLFRASKTRHMLFHTHLPLLLVQD, from the coding sequence ATGAAACCAATACAATCCATACTATTTACTACAGATTTTTCTCACACAGCTAATAATGCGTTGGTTTACGCTCAGGAGCTAGCCAAATCTGTGAACGCAAAGCTGTATATTTTGCACGCTTGCCGTATTCCGAATGCTTCTACCGCAGCGTATCCCGCTGGCTACTACGAGGCAGTCAATATCAATGAATTGAAGCTAGAGGCTGATAAAAAAATGGGGCAGCTTCAGCATGATTTCCTTTTTTCTCCCGCTATTGAGTACGAGTGCATAACACTGATGGGACCCGCCTCAGAAGTTATTGGAGAAGTAGCCGAAGAAAAGCAGGTCGACCTTATTGTTATGGGTACCCGACAGGCAGATGGCCTGCTAGAATGGTTGGGTAGTGTTACTTCAGATGTAGCGGAGAAATCAACCTATCCCTTGTTGGCTATTCCGCATAATGCTCAGTTCTCTATACCTAAGAAGTTTCTGCTGACTACTACGCTCAGCAAACACTCTTCACTAAATTCATTGGATCAGGTCAAGGAACTGGTACAGCTATTTGGTGCTGAGCTTGATGTGCTCTATATTCACCCACATGGCAAAGAATTTACGCCGGGGCAGGTGCGCTTTCAAACGGCACTAGAGAACTTTCTGGAAGACATTCCGCATCACTTACACATTGTTGCCTACGATGATGTAAGCGAGGGCATACAGAAGTACGTAACTCAAAATGAAGTTGATGTACTTACTATGATTCCGCAGCAACATAGCTTTTTTGCTCAACTCTTTCGAGCCAGCAAAACGCGTCATATGCTGTTTCATACGCACCTGCCACTACTATTGGTTCAAGACTAA
- a CDS encoding RNA recognition motif domain-containing protein, with the protein MNLFVAKLSPSTTSEDLNDLFAEYGEVDSAKVIFDRETGNSRCFGFVEMPDDESANRAISELNEVEFDGSDIVVKKARPKGEGGGQRRSNFGGGGGGYNSRY; encoded by the coding sequence ATGAATTTATTCGTAGCCAAATTAAGTCCTTCAACTACTAGCGAGGACTTAAATGACCTATTCGCCGAATACGGTGAGGTCGATTCTGCCAAAGTGATCTTTGATCGAGAAACTGGCAATTCTCGTTGCTTTGGTTTTGTTGAAATGCCTGACGATGAGTCGGCCAACCGTGCTATTTCTGAGCTTAATGAAGTTGAGTTTGACGGTAGTGACATCGTTGTAAAGAAAGCCCGTCCGAAAGGAGAGGGTGGTGGTCAACGTCGTTCCAACTTTGGTGGTGGCGGCGGAGGGTACAACAGCCGATACTAA
- a CDS encoding purine-cytosine permease family protein, with the protein MATTVGDYKETIAEKGSGEYEREPVPAAKHKGWKSFLGMYAGEHAAGTEFMIGPLFLTAGVSAFDLIFGLLLGNLLAVVSWRFLTAEIAVKNRLTLYFQLEKICGRGLVTGYNLANGILFCFLAGAMITVSATAVGVPLNMPMPQLSDTMPNGVTWVVIVVVIGTVISLIAAKGYDTVSKAANWMSPFIVLAFLACGIVAMSQLGVASFSDFWEIWGEGSEPFPGQIEYTFWHVVIWSWFANAAMHIGMSDLSVFRFAKDASAGWTTAAGMYVGHYMAWIAAALLYAVYLKSGEAQAYLAAGEAPPVAPGPLAYNAIGLFGIIAVVLAGWTTANPTIYRAGLAFQAIMPKLSTFKVTIIAGAIATVAGIFPAFAMKLLGFVALYGFILAPFGAIIVFEHFFAKQAGIVPNYAEATQTRFNKSVLLAWAISFGVFYFISLQFDVFLSFVTLPAWLLCGVLFIVFSKSFNKAK; encoded by the coding sequence ATGGCAACCACAGTAGGCGATTATAAAGAAACTATTGCAGAGAAGGGAAGTGGAGAATACGAACGAGAACCAGTACCGGCTGCTAAACATAAAGGCTGGAAAAGTTTCTTAGGAATGTACGCTGGAGAGCACGCCGCTGGTACTGAGTTTATGATTGGCCCCTTATTCCTCACCGCTGGGGTCAGTGCTTTCGATTTGATCTTTGGATTGCTACTGGGCAATTTACTGGCAGTGGTAAGCTGGCGCTTTTTGACGGCTGAGATTGCGGTAAAAAACAGGCTGACACTATACTTTCAGTTAGAAAAAATTTGTGGGAGAGGGTTAGTCACTGGTTATAATCTGGCCAATGGTATACTCTTTTGCTTTCTGGCAGGAGCGATGATTACCGTGTCGGCTACCGCAGTAGGAGTACCCCTAAATATGCCGATGCCTCAGCTCTCCGATACCATGCCCAACGGAGTAACTTGGGTGGTAATTGTAGTAGTAATTGGTACAGTAATATCACTTATTGCCGCAAAGGGCTACGATACCGTTTCCAAAGCGGCTAACTGGATGTCGCCGTTTATTGTGTTGGCGTTTCTAGCCTGTGGTATTGTGGCAATGAGCCAACTGGGGGTGGCTAGCTTTTCTGACTTCTGGGAAATCTGGGGAGAGGGTTCGGAACCATTCCCCGGACAAATAGAATACACCTTCTGGCACGTAGTTATCTGGTCGTGGTTTGCTAATGCTGCTATGCATATTGGCATGTCCGACCTCTCGGTGTTTCGATTTGCCAAAGATGCGAGTGCCGGATGGACAACCGCGGCGGGCATGTACGTGGGGCATTACATGGCTTGGATTGCTGCTGCGCTGCTGTATGCTGTGTATCTAAAATCTGGCGAAGCTCAGGCTTACTTGGCAGCCGGAGAAGCCCCTCCGGTAGCCCCGGGTCCGTTGGCGTATAACGCGATAGGCCTTTTTGGAATTATTGCGGTGGTTCTCGCTGGCTGGACCACGGCCAATCCAACAATCTATCGAGCAGGGTTGGCCTTCCAAGCCATTATGCCTAAACTATCAACGTTTAAAGTAACCATCATTGCCGGAGCTATCGCTACTGTAGCAGGCATCTTTCCGGCTTTTGCCATGAAATTATTAGGATTTGTTGCCTTATACGGATTTATTCTCGCCCCTTTTGGAGCAATCATTGTATTTGAGCATTTTTTCGCCAAACAGGCTGGCATTGTACCAAACTATGCTGAAGCAACCCAAACGAGGTTCAACAAGTCTGTTTTACTGGCTTGGGCAATTAGTTTTGGAGTTTTCTACTTTATATCGCTTCAGTTCGACGTATTTCTTTCGTTTGTTACGCTACCAGCTTGGCTACTTTGTGGTGTTTTATTCATTGTTTTCAGTAAGTCTTTTAACAAAGCTAAATGA
- a CDS encoding alpha-hydroxy acid oxidase has translation MPTKFYPQYPSVERLRKKAQARVPSFAFEYLDGGCNEDVSLSRNTAEIRDVQLQPRYLQNYGTSSTKTSVLGMEYDAPFGIAPVGLQGLMWPNSPKILAKAAFQHNIPFVLSTVTTMSIEQASEITEGKAWFQLYNPVEDKLRDDIISRAEAAGCPVLVLLCDVPTFGYRPRDIRNGLALPPKMSLRNIIQILGNPTWALNTLRYGQPTFETLKRYTPKGLNLKQLGQFMDKTFSGRLNEEKIKPIRDKWKGKLVLKGVASERDTEDAIRMGFDGIIISNHGGRQLDAAQSTINSLKDITAKYSEQIEIMMDSGLRSGPDIARAMACGAKFTFMGRSFMYGAAALGARGGEHTITMLKTQFQQVMDQLCCEKVSDLPNHLIKNEWQPQ, from the coding sequence ATGCCCACTAAATTTTATCCTCAATATCCATCGGTAGAACGTTTACGAAAAAAAGCCCAAGCAAGGGTTCCCTCTTTTGCTTTTGAATACCTAGACGGAGGCTGTAACGAAGATGTTAGCCTCAGTCGGAATACTGCCGAAATCAGAGATGTACAGCTTCAGCCTCGGTACCTTCAGAACTATGGCACTTCTTCTACCAAAACTTCGGTGTTGGGCATGGAATACGATGCCCCCTTCGGGATTGCCCCGGTTGGTCTCCAGGGATTAATGTGGCCTAATTCCCCCAAAATACTAGCTAAAGCTGCTTTCCAACACAATATTCCCTTTGTCTTAAGTACGGTAACCACCATGAGCATAGAGCAGGCTAGCGAGATTACCGAAGGGAAGGCTTGGTTTCAACTGTACAACCCAGTAGAAGACAAGCTGCGCGACGATATAATTAGTAGGGCGGAAGCCGCCGGATGTCCGGTACTGGTGCTGCTCTGCGACGTACCAACCTTTGGTTACCGCCCCCGCGATATTCGGAATGGACTAGCCCTACCGCCCAAGATGAGTCTCAGAAATATCATTCAGATTCTGGGTAACCCTACTTGGGCACTGAATACCTTAAGGTACGGACAACCTACTTTTGAAACGCTTAAACGCTACACTCCCAAGGGACTAAACCTGAAGCAGCTAGGTCAGTTTATGGATAAAACATTCTCAGGCCGACTAAACGAAGAAAAGATTAAGCCCATCCGCGACAAGTGGAAGGGGAAACTGGTATTAAAGGGCGTTGCTTCCGAAAGAGATACAGAAGATGCAATTAGAATGGGGTTTGACGGAATCATTATTTCCAACCACGGAGGGAGACAGTTGGACGCGGCTCAGTCTACCATTAATTCGTTGAAAGATATTACGGCTAAGTACAGCGAGCAGATAGAGATTATGATGGATAGTGGGCTGCGGTCGGGTCCTGACATTGCCCGAGCAATGGCCTGCGGAGCGAAGTTTACTTTTATGGGACGATCGTTTATGTACGGAGCTGCCGCTTTGGGAGCCAGAGGAGGAGAACATACCATTACGATGCTAAAGACCCAATTCCAGCAGGTTATGGATCAGCTTTGTTGCGAAAAAGTCTCAGATCTACCTAACCATCTAATAAAAAACGAATGGCAACCACAGTAG
- a CDS encoding VOC family protein: MTIEHIAIWTNQLEALKDFYSQYFGATAGKKYHNPNKRFTSYFLSFSSGARLELMHKPDLAQANQQFSTGLAHFAISLGSTDAVDRLTETLKESGVSHLDGPRRTGDGYYESTFLDPDGNVIELTA, from the coding sequence ATGACAATTGAGCATATCGCCATCTGGACAAACCAACTAGAAGCATTGAAAGACTTTTACAGTCAGTACTTCGGGGCAACGGCAGGTAAGAAGTATCACAATCCAAACAAGCGGTTCACCTCCTACTTCCTTAGCTTTTCTTCGGGGGCTCGTTTGGAACTTATGCATAAGCCTGATCTTGCTCAGGCTAATCAACAGTTCTCAACGGGACTCGCGCATTTTGCGATCTCACTGGGTAGCACCGATGCAGTTGATCGCCTTACAGAAACTTTGAAGGAATCTGGTGTATCTCATTTGGATGGTCCCCGGCGAACAGGCGACGGTTACTACGAAAGCACCTTTCTTGATCCCGATGGAAATGTAATTGAGCTAACTGCGTAA
- a CDS encoding MFS transporter yields the protein MTVQKARIAVSVLFFVNGAGFASWVPHIPMIRERFELSESELGLTLLIIAIGAIIAMPLAGGIIEKLGSKRVISFASIGFCLLLSVLLLMPDYFSLGALLFLFGMVNGSMDVAMNAHGVLVEQKYQQPIMSSFHGLFSSGGLVGAGLASAFLAMGFTPAQHMLIMLSTLFVLVLIALKFLLPSENRSKNTPNKREPLLAFPSQTLVWYLALLGFFILMVEGAMADWTAIHIMDLPNATASLAAMGFAGFSFTMAIGRLLGDKIVRVVGRSRVLRFGSVIAALGLLLVVLIPEVGGAVIGFGLVGVGLANVVPIIFSSAGYANPDAPGRGIAAVTTMGYFGFLIGPPLIGFIAEGISLNGAWLMLSVFLSVVVIMAPRLIRRLPHRT from the coding sequence ATGACCGTGCAAAAAGCCCGAATAGCTGTTTCAGTACTTTTCTTCGTAAATGGAGCTGGTTTTGCCAGTTGGGTACCCCACATTCCGATGATACGTGAACGGTTCGAGTTGAGTGAAAGTGAACTAGGGCTAACACTGCTAATTATCGCCATTGGTGCTATCATTGCCATGCCTTTGGCCGGGGGAATTATTGAAAAACTGGGGAGCAAACGGGTAATCAGCTTCGCCTCAATAGGTTTTTGCCTACTACTATCCGTTCTACTGCTCATGCCTGACTATTTTAGTCTTGGGGCACTGTTATTTTTGTTTGGTATGGTAAACGGATCAATGGATGTTGCTATGAATGCCCACGGAGTGCTGGTAGAACAAAAGTACCAACAACCTATTATGTCGTCCTTTCACGGTTTATTCAGCTCCGGAGGATTGGTTGGAGCCGGACTAGCCAGTGCCTTTTTAGCAATGGGGTTCACTCCCGCGCAGCATATGCTGATTATGCTAAGCACGCTATTCGTATTAGTACTTATCGCACTAAAATTCTTACTACCCTCTGAAAACAGATCAAAAAATACACCTAATAAGAGAGAGCCGCTGTTGGCGTTTCCTTCTCAGACGTTAGTTTGGTACCTGGCATTACTGGGATTTTTCATATTGATGGTAGAAGGAGCTATGGCCGACTGGACCGCTATCCATATTATGGATTTACCGAATGCTACCGCTTCATTGGCCGCTATGGGGTTTGCCGGATTTTCGTTTACAATGGCCATTGGCCGGCTATTGGGCGATAAGATTGTCCGGGTAGTTGGCCGCTCACGAGTTCTCCGGTTTGGTAGTGTAATCGCTGCTTTAGGATTACTGCTCGTCGTACTAATACCAGAAGTCGGCGGGGCGGTTATTGGGTTCGGTTTAGTAGGAGTTGGCTTAGCAAACGTAGTGCCCATCATTTTTAGCTCGGCCGGTTACGCCAACCCCGATGCTCCCGGACGCGGCATTGCTGCCGTCACCACCATGGGCTATTTTGGTTTTTTAATTGGCCCGCCTTTAATTGGTTTTATCGCGGAAGGTATTTCACTTAATGGTGCTTGGCTAATGCTAAGTGTTTTTCTGAGTGTGGTAGTAATTATGGCTCCTCGCCTAATTCGTCGCCTACCCCACCGAACATAA
- a CDS encoding LVIVD repeat-containing protein codes for MNPFHASLLVRKSLIFIVPVCIGFGLLSYCTDQVTSTVRFHRMTPVYTTTQEIREAVAIMPPRAIQGTGKIFSHDNYLFLNQPGEGVHIIDNTNPSQPQTTGFINIPGNYDLAVAGDIMYADSYIDLLAIDISNHQSIQVLHREENVFPKFNSFGFYSDNDKGVVTQWEEVDVTETFEGELNGTKWGPGVYQYIDHLGISQQARHDFVQQSNVPIRELNSTAPTPVGRGGSMSRFAISTDHLYTIDDENMQVFDLSSATTPTSVNEFSVGFMIETIYAHQKQLFVGAQNAMYIYDKSVAASPNLQATYWHATSCDPVIANDTMAYVTLRTGTTCEGDQNVLELVDIKQANLPQEVARYNMDSPHGLGLDEHLLFVCEGASGVKVFDARYPYALDNHLISQIDGLFAYDVITQDQHLIVIAEDGVYQYDYTNPEQITLLSKMTRAAL; via the coding sequence ATGAACCCTTTTCACGCGTCTCTTCTCGTCCGAAAATCGCTGATTTTCATTGTTCCAGTCTGCATTGGCTTTGGCCTTCTTTCCTACTGTACCGATCAGGTTACATCTACGGTTCGCTTTCACCGAATGACTCCTGTTTATACTACTACGCAAGAGATTCGGGAGGCAGTAGCCATTATGCCGCCTCGAGCCATTCAAGGTACAGGTAAGATTTTTTCGCACGATAATTACCTTTTTCTGAACCAACCGGGCGAAGGGGTGCATATTATCGATAACACCAACCCATCTCAACCCCAAACCACGGGTTTTATCAATATTCCGGGCAACTATGATTTGGCCGTAGCGGGAGATATTATGTACGCCGACAGCTACATTGACTTGCTGGCCATTGATATTAGCAACCATCAGTCTATTCAGGTGTTGCACCGGGAAGAAAATGTATTTCCCAAGTTTAATAGCTTCGGTTTTTACTCGGATAACGATAAAGGGGTAGTTACGCAATGGGAAGAAGTAGATGTTACCGAAACATTTGAGGGTGAATTGAATGGAACCAAGTGGGGGCCGGGAGTTTATCAGTACATAGATCATTTGGGTATCTCGCAACAAGCCCGCCACGATTTTGTGCAGCAATCTAATGTACCAATACGAGAACTGAATAGCACAGCACCTACCCCTGTGGGTCGAGGAGGCTCTATGTCGCGCTTTGCCATAAGCACCGATCACCTGTACACGATTGATGATGAGAATATGCAGGTGTTTGATTTATCTTCCGCAACAACTCCTACCTCAGTGAATGAGTTTTCGGTTGGGTTTATGATTGAAACGATTTACGCTCATCAAAAGCAATTATTCGTAGGAGCGCAAAATGCTATGTATATCTACGATAAATCCGTGGCGGCCTCACCCAACCTTCAGGCTACTTACTGGCACGCCACCAGCTGCGACCCCGTAATTGCTAACGATACAATGGCCTACGTCACGCTTCGTACCGGAACTACCTGCGAGGGTGACCAAAATGTATTAGAACTAGTAGATATTAAGCAAGCAAACCTTCCCCAAGAAGTAGCCCGCTACAATATGGACAGTCCCCACGGTTTGGGTTTGGACGAACATTTGCTTTTTGTATGCGAAGGTGCTTCCGGAGTGAAAGTATTTGACGCTCGTTACCCTTACGCCCTAGACAATCATCTCATCTCCCAAATTGATGGGTTGTTTGCCTACGATGTTATTACCCAAGACCAGCACCTTATTGTTATTGCCGAAGATGGTGTGTACCAGTATGACTATACTAACCCTGAGCAAATTACGCTTCTCAGCAAAATGACGCGAGCAGCACTCTAA
- a CDS encoding LVIVD repeat-containing protein has translation MKHLSLIRPQVWLGYVTFHAAAIGYLLMLTQCSDKVEVTRTYRYLEPVYTTTDEIRNSFEVAPPEELSTTGKIYYLAPYVFINKPGEGIHVLDNTDPANPINLSFINIPGNFDMAAQGNILYADSYIDLLAIDISNLDDVQITKRVENVFPRFTTWSGFAASEGSILTDWEEKEVVEVLEGELDEFAPGLYHYRSGIVTEQWVNFATVDSRVLANTNSGGSTAQPQAGIGGSMARFTISSERLYAVDDNNLQVFDITQIDDPIEGNELVVGFGIETIFPYKDKLFIGSQAGMFIYNNTDPDNPEYEGEFIHARACDPVVANDTVAYVTLRDGNDCWGANNQLDVIDVENVSSPQLIQSYSMDHPHGLAIDGTTLFICEGEFGLKVFDASNSREISQNQLVHIEDIHAFDVIPLDGVLMVIGDDGLYQYDYTDPANLQLLSKMTLVAL, from the coding sequence ATGAAGCACCTATCTTTAATTCGCCCCCAGGTCTGGCTTGGTTACGTTACTTTTCATGCAGCCGCTATCGGTTACTTGCTTATGCTGACCCAATGCTCTGACAAAGTAGAAGTGACCCGTACATATCGCTACTTAGAACCGGTTTACACAACCACCGACGAAATTCGCAATTCTTTTGAAGTTGCTCCCCCGGAAGAGCTCAGCACTACCGGCAAAATTTACTACCTGGCCCCCTATGTATTTATCAACAAACCGGGGGAAGGTATTCATGTACTTGATAATACTGATCCGGCCAACCCAATCAATCTAAGCTTTATCAATATACCCGGTAATTTTGATATGGCCGCCCAAGGAAATATACTGTACGCTGACAGTTATATTGACTTATTAGCTATCGATATTTCTAACTTAGACGATGTGCAGATTACCAAACGGGTAGAAAATGTATTTCCTCGCTTTACCACTTGGTCAGGATTTGCGGCTAGTGAAGGTAGTATTCTGACTGACTGGGAGGAGAAAGAGGTTGTTGAGGTATTGGAAGGTGAATTAGATGAGTTTGCCCCCGGCTTGTACCACTACCGGAGCGGTATTGTTACCGAGCAGTGGGTTAATTTTGCTACGGTTGACTCGAGAGTACTAGCAAATACAAATAGTGGTGGTTCTACCGCTCAACCTCAAGCAGGTATTGGAGGTTCAATGGCTCGTTTTACGATCAGCAGTGAACGGCTCTATGCGGTTGATGATAACAACTTACAAGTGTTTGACATCACGCAAATAGACGACCCCATTGAAGGAAATGAACTAGTTGTTGGCTTCGGTATTGAAACAATATTTCCGTACAAAGACAAATTATTTATTGGGTCTCAGGCAGGTATGTTTATCTACAATAATACTGACCCTGACAACCCTGAGTACGAAGGCGAGTTTATTCACGCCCGGGCTTGCGACCCGGTAGTAGCCAATGATACGGTAGCCTACGTTACACTACGCGATGGTAATGATTGTTGGGGAGCTAACAATCAGTTAGATGTTATTGACGTAGAAAACGTAAGCAGTCCTCAGCTTATTCAATCCTACTCAATGGATCATCCGCACGGGTTGGCCATTGACGGTACTACTCTGTTTATTTGCGAAGGCGAATTTGGTTTGAAGGTATTTGACGCTAGCAATTCCCGAGAAATTTCCCAAAATCAATTAGTACATATCGAAGATATCCACGCTTTTGATGTGATTCCGCTGGACGGAGTGCTTATGGTAATTGGAGATGACGGACTCTATCAGTACGATTATACCGACCCGGCCAATTTGCAGCTACTTAGTAAAATGACGTTGGTAGCACTATAA
- a CDS encoding sulfatase-like hydrolase/transferase: MKAITSILYNTTFLTKALFFIAISLFCLACESRRNETTVVPLPNFIIVMADDLGYGDLGSYGHPSFQTPHLDSMATNGLQFTDYHSNGAVCSPTRAALLTGKYQQLVGMEGVIYVRGETRQTGLDTAHVTLAELLKSAGYATGIVGKWHLGYRSEYNPVHQGFDFFRGYVSGNIDYHSHYDNAGIYDWWNGLDSVSETGYVTDLISQHATSFIKENHQQPFFLYIAHEAPHWPYQGRNDPADRFPNTEFNSLGSRPDYSEAYQEMVEVMDESVGKVLATLDSLQLSENTLVFFCSDNGAVDSLGNNGVLRGHKTQLWEGGHRVPAIAHWPGTINPGSTDATVLSMDVLPTLLSLAELDIPSDLSTTGVDFSPVFSGKGLPERTTFWRYRGQQAVRQGDWKLLVQQDTTYLFDLQQDIAEQENLAVNHPEKVNELLDTLNHWEAMVDRVPQQTK, encoded by the coding sequence ATGAAAGCGATCACCTCAATTCTCTATAACACTACATTCTTAACCAAAGCTCTGTTTTTTATTGCTATCAGCTTGTTCTGCCTTGCCTGCGAATCTAGACGGAACGAAACCACTGTTGTACCACTGCCCAATTTTATTATTGTTATGGCGGATGATCTGGGATACGGAGATTTAGGGAGCTACGGTCACCCGAGTTTTCAAACTCCTCACTTGGATAGTATGGCGACTAACGGTTTACAGTTTACTGATTACCATAGCAACGGAGCGGTGTGTAGCCCTACTCGAGCGGCATTATTAACCGGAAAATACCAGCAGTTGGTAGGCATGGAAGGTGTGATCTATGTGCGAGGAGAAACTCGACAAACCGGATTAGATACCGCACATGTTACACTGGCTGAGTTACTCAAATCGGCGGGTTATGCTACCGGAATAGTAGGAAAGTGGCACCTGGGCTATCGCTCGGAGTATAATCCGGTGCATCAAGGATTTGATTTTTTTCGAGGGTACGTGAGTGGTAATATTGACTATCACTCTCATTACGACAATGCTGGCATTTACGACTGGTGGAATGGACTAGATTCAGTAAGCGAAACCGGATATGTAACGGATTTAATCAGCCAACATGCCACTAGCTTCATCAAAGAGAATCACCAACAGCCTTTTTTCCTGTACATAGCGCACGAAGCCCCTCACTGGCCGTACCAGGGAAGAAATGATCCGGCTGATCGCTTTCCCAATACTGAATTCAATAGTTTGGGTTCCCGGCCAGATTACTCAGAGGCTTATCAGGAGATGGTGGAAGTGATGGATGAGAGTGTAGGAAAGGTGCTGGCAACATTAGATAGCTTACAGCTAAGCGAGAATACGTTAGTATTTTTCTGCTCAGATAACGGAGCAGTTGATTCATTAGGTAACAATGGAGTACTGCGAGGCCATAAAACCCAACTTTGGGAAGGAGGGCATCGCGTTCCGGCCATTGCCCACTGGCCGGGTACAATTAATCCGGGAAGTACTGATGCCACCGTGTTGAGTATGGATGTGTTGCCCACGCTGTTATCATTGGCTGAATTAGATATTCCGTCTGATCTTTCTACAACCGGGGTAGACTTTTCTCCGGTTTTCTCTGGTAAAGGACTACCCGAACGAACCACTTTCTGGCGGTACCGAGGGCAGCAAGCAGTACGGCAAGGTGATTGGAAGTTACTAGTGCAGCAAGATACTACCTACCTATTTGACCTTCAGCAAGATATTGCCGAGCAAGAAAATCTGGCAGTCAATCATCCTGAAAAAGTAAATGAGTTGCTCGATACGCTTAACCACTGGGAAGCTATGGTAGATCGTGTTCCTCAGCAAACAAAGTAG